A single Melopsittacus undulatus isolate bMelUnd1 chromosome 11, bMelUnd1.mat.Z, whole genome shotgun sequence DNA region contains:
- the UNC13D gene encoding protein unc-13 homolog D isoform X1 yields the protein MDAAGETPVGTLPGEENPEMDLSHRLSKRELTLLYEEVLYTILHRLGKPEHHHVVDSQELYAYVQKAFGMDEEEHSVIMQQVKELESPIFCLKATVKEAKGILGKDVSGFSDPYCLLGIKTKSQELANPDHKKRMKAVVKDLIPEDQIHRTQVISQTLSPVWDETFILEFEDMETASFHLDMWDSDVVESVRHKLGELTDLHGLKRIFKDARKDKGQDDFLGNVVLHLKDLHCWNDRWYQLEPQTETYPNRGQCHLQFLLTHKKRATTSSRTQPSYIVHRHLLQQLVSYEILQHQAGSIAWDGELSRHASTVLYLHATQKDLSDFHQVIVRWLAYSKLYQSLEFNSNCLLHQITSIEYQWVQERLRPEQKAEVAESFQSLLTYGVSLIRRYRIIFPLSVPRSTERLQSLLRVLVQMCKMKAFHELCTPSPNLPHMVSTALKSGTTEWFHMKKQHLKPMVKSMEENGKALSRLLLEVLGDLQQCQKIWNRFFISTLKLNLFSIAYLELERLVAEHVQEQLREVNSSMSKPTAESLFQLYMNLQELYRMKDFLPKRDGPLALNNFHQWFKEGVPQWLQKAYTIALERAQRAVQMDQLTPFGEHNKHSTSTVDLSTCYAQIVKTWQQLNWPDPEEAFMIMVKLVEDMCRIALMYCRLIKGRAEALSLHKQNEGEEANRLCIVVNNIKQLRLLILKLPSQLDWVQLEQLTAAVIDRQQIQHTLHNQLDSTISCLDHEVQEVVQTLATKLEKGIARHIQELSSSNDTREAEDSVIPLMKFLESELQYLNEHLVQENFKSLLTLLWHHTLAVLSAAMGQQVPSAQCYKKLHCALKSLELCFHAEGCGLPLEMLHTAAFQSLETRLDLCSATSRKLIQKYFSNRIQQQLDASSEKYGAVTIKALYCPSEQKLHVEVLNAVNLIPLDSNGSSDPFVQLTLEPRHEFPEVVARATQCKRNELHPLFDEAFDFLIPAEKCLQEGACLLLTVFDYDMLGANDLEGEAFFPLCHLPGLNTDEGPADAGRVPQTRLPLTHPKPTGDEILQLLESRKADKEAQAFVKLRKQRAKQSKETE from the exons ATGGATGCTGCTGGTGAGACTCCAGTGGGAACCCTCCCTGGGGAAGAGAACCCCGAG ATGGATCTGTCCCACCGGTTGTCCAAGAGAGAG CTGACCCTGCTCTACGAGGAGGTCCTTTACACCATCCTGCACCGCTTGGGCAAGCCTGAGCATCACCATGTCGTGGATTCCCAGGAGCTCTATGCCTACGTGCAAAAG GCTTTCGGCATGGATGAAGAGGAGCACAGTGTCATCATGCAACAGGTCAAGGAACTGGAG AGCCCAATTTTCTGCCTGAAAGCAACTGTGAAGGAAGCCAAGGGGATTTTGGGTAAAGACGTCAGTG GGTTCAGTGACCCATACTGCCTGCTGGGCATCAAGACCAAGAGCCAGGAACTTGCCAACCCTGACCACAAGAAGCGGATGAAGGCTGTGGTCAAAGACCTCATCCCTGAAGACCAGATCCATCGCACACAAGTTATAAGCCAGACCCTCAGCCCGGTGTGGGATGAGACATTTATCCT GGAATTTGAAGACATGGAGACAGCCAGCTTCCACCTGGACATGTG GGACTCGGATGTGGTGGAGTCAGTGCGGCACAAGCTGGGGGAGCTGACAGACCTCCACGGCCTCAAACG GATCTTTAAAGATGCTCGCAAAGACAAAGGGCAGGATGATTTCCTGGGGAATGTGGTTCTTCACCTGAAG GATCTGCACTGCTGGAATGACCGTTGGTACCAGCTGGAGCCGCAAACAGAGACGTACCCGAACCGGGGACAGTGTCACCTGCAGTTCCTGCTTACACACAAGAAG AGGGCCACGACGAGCAGTCGAACACAGCCAAGCTACATTGTCCATCgccacctcctgcagcagctggtgtCCTATGAAATACTTCAGCACCAG GCTGGCAGCATTGCCTGGGATGGGGAGCTGAGCAGGCATGCCAGCACCGTGCTGTACCTGCATGCCACGCAGAAGGACCTCTCCGACTTCCACCAGGTCATAGT gCGGTGGCTGGCATACAGCAAGCTCTACCAGAGCCTGGAGTTCAACAGCAACTGCCTGCTCCATCAGATCACCAGCATTGAGTACCAGTGGGTGCAGGAGCGTCTGAGGCCAGAGCAG aaAGCAGAGGTGGCGGAGTCCTTCCAGTCCTTGCTGACTTATGGGGTCTCCCTCATTCGGAGGTACCGCATCATTTTCCCACTTTCTGTCCCAAGGTCCACAGAGAGACTCCAGTCCCTGCTAAG AGTCCTCGTCCAGATGTGCAAAATGAAAGCTTTCCATGAGCTGTGCACACCCAGCCCGAACCTCCCCCACATGGTCTCCACAGCACTGAAG TCAGGCACAACAGAGTGGTTCCATATGAAGAAGCAGCACCTCAAGCCTATGGTGAAG AGCATGGAGGAGAATGGCAAAGCCTTGTCCAGACTCCTCCTGGAGGTGTTAGGAGATCTCCAACAGTGCCAGAAAATCTGGAATAGATTTTTCATCAG CACCTTGAAGTTGAATCTCTTCTCCATCGCCTACCTGGAGCTGGAGAGGCTG GTTGCAGAGCATGTCCAGGAGCAGCTACGTGAGGTCAACAGCAGTATGTCCAAACCCACAGCTGAGAGCCTTTTCCAGCTCTACATGAACCTCCAGGAGCTGTATCGGATGAAGGACTTCCTCCCAAAGAG GGATGGACCTCTGGCTCTGAACAATTTCCACCAGTGGTTCAAGGAAGGTGTTCCCCAGTGGCTGCAGAAGGCCTACACCATCGCTCTGGAGAGGGCACAGAGAGCTGTCCAAATGGACCAG CTGACACCCTTTGGGGAGCACAACAAGCACAGCACTTCCACTGTTGACCTGTCCACCTGCTATGCCCAGATTGTGAAGACCTGGCAGCAGCTCAACTGGCCAGACCCTGAGGAAGCCTTCATGATCATGGTGAAGCTTGTGGAG GACATGTGTAGAATTGCCCTGATGTACTGCCGGCTCATCAAGGGGAGGGCTGAGGCTTTGTCACTGCACAAGCAGAACGAGGGTGAAGAGGCCAACAGG ctctgcattgTGGTGAACAACATCAAGCAGCTGCGGCTGCTGATCCTGAAGCTGCCATCGCAGCTGGACTgggtgcagctggagcagcttaCGGCAGCCGTCATTGACCGGCAGCAGATCCAGCACACCCTGCACAACCAGCTCGACAGCACCATCTCCTGCCTGGACCACGAGGTCCAGGAGGTGGTGCAAACCCTGGCCACCAAG CTGGAAAAGGGCATTGCCAGACACATCCAGGAGCTGTCATCTTCTAATGACACCAGGGAGGCTGAGGAT TCCGTCATCCCCCTCATGAAGTTCCTGGAGTCGGAGCTGCAGTATCTCAATGAGCATCTGGTTCAGGAGAACTTTAAAAG cctcctcacTCTCCTCTGGCACCACACCTTGGCCGTGCTGTcggcagccatggggcagcaggTCCCCTCAGCCCAGTGCTACAAGAAGCTGCACTGTGCCCTGAAG AGCCTGGAGCTGTGCTTCCATGCCGAGGGCTGTGGGTTGCCACTGGAGATGCTccacacagcagccttccag TCGCTGGAGACTCGCCTGGATCTCTGCTCTGCCACCAGCCGCAAACTCATCCAGAAATACTTCAGCAACAGGATCCAGCAGCAG CTGGATGCCAGCTCGGAGAAGTATGGGGCTGTGACCATCAAAGCACTGTACTGCCCTTCAGAGCAGAAACTCCATGTGGAAGTGCTCAATGCTGTCAACCTCATCCCTTTGGACTCCAACG GCTCCAGTGACCCCTTTGTCCAGCTCACCTTGGAGCCCCGGCATGAGTTCCCCGAGGTGGTGGCCCGGGCCACCCAGTGCAAGAGGAATGAGCTGCACCCGCTCTTTGACGAAGCCTTTGACTT cctgaTCCCCGCAGAGAAGTGTCTGCAGGAGGGTGCCTGCCTGCTCCTGACCGTGTTTGACTACGACATGCTGGGAGCCAACGACCTGGAGGGTGAAGCCTTCTTCCCCCTCTGCCACCTGCCTGGCCTCAACACTGATGAGGGCCCTGCTGATGCAGGAAGGGTGCCCCAGACCCGCCTCCCCCTCACACATCCCAAACCCACTG GAGATGAGattctccagctgctggagTCCAGGAAGGCGGACAAAGAGGCTCAGGCCTTTGTTAAGCTCCGCAAGCAACGAGCCAAGCAGTCCAAGGAGACAGAATGA
- the UNC13D gene encoding protein unc-13 homolog D isoform X5, whose product MDAAGETPVGTLPGEENPEMDLSHRLSKRELTLLYEEVLYTILHRLGKPEHHHVVDSQELYAYVQKAFGMDEEEHSVIMQQVKELESPIFCLKATVKEAKGILGKDVSGFSDPYCLLGIKTKSQELANPDHKKRMKAVVKDLIPEDQIHRTQVISQTLSPVWDETFILEFEDMETASFHLDMWDSDVVESVRHKLGELTDLHGLKRIFKDARKDKGQDDFLGNVVLHLKDLHCWNDRWYQLEPQTETYPNRGQCHLQFLLTHKKRATTSSRTQPSYIVHRHLLQQLVSYEILQHQAGSIAWDGELSRHASTVLYLHATQKDLSDFHQVIVRWLAYSKLYQSLEFNSNCLLHQITSIEYQWVQERLRPEQKAEVAESFQSLLTYGVSLIRRYRIIFPLSVPRSTERLQSLLRVLVQMCKMKAFHELCTPSPNLPHMVSTALKSMEENGKALSRLLLEVLGDLQQCQKIWNRFFISTLKLNLFSIAYLELERLVAEHVQEQLREVNSSMSKPTAESLFQLYMNLQELYRMKDFLPKRDGPLALNNFHQWFKEGVPQWLQKAYTIALERAQRAVQMDQLTPFGEHNKHSTSTVDLSTCYAQIVKTWQQLNWPDPEEAFMIMVKLVEDMCRIALMYCRLIKGRAEALSLHKQNEGEEANRLCIVVNNIKQLRLLILKLPSQLDWVQLEQLTAAVIDRQQIQHTLHNQLDSTISCLDHEVQEVVQTLATKLEKGIARHIQELSSSNDTREAEDSVIPLMKFLESELQYLNEHLVQENFKSLLTLLWHHTLAVLSAAMGQQVPSAQCYKKLHCALKSLELCFHAEGCGLPLEMLHTAAFQSLETRLDLCSATSRKLIQKYFSNRIQQQLDASSEKYGAVTIKALYCPSEQKLHVEVLNAVNLIPLDSNGSSDPFVQLTLEPRHEFPEVVARATQCKRNELHPLFDEAFDFLIPAEKCLQEGACLLLTVFDYDMLGANDLEGEAFFPLCHLPGLNTDEGPADAGRVPQTRLPLTHPKPTGDEILQLLESRKADKEAQAFVKLRKQRAKQSKETE is encoded by the exons ATGGATGCTGCTGGTGAGACTCCAGTGGGAACCCTCCCTGGGGAAGAGAACCCCGAG ATGGATCTGTCCCACCGGTTGTCCAAGAGAGAG CTGACCCTGCTCTACGAGGAGGTCCTTTACACCATCCTGCACCGCTTGGGCAAGCCTGAGCATCACCATGTCGTGGATTCCCAGGAGCTCTATGCCTACGTGCAAAAG GCTTTCGGCATGGATGAAGAGGAGCACAGTGTCATCATGCAACAGGTCAAGGAACTGGAG AGCCCAATTTTCTGCCTGAAAGCAACTGTGAAGGAAGCCAAGGGGATTTTGGGTAAAGACGTCAGTG GGTTCAGTGACCCATACTGCCTGCTGGGCATCAAGACCAAGAGCCAGGAACTTGCCAACCCTGACCACAAGAAGCGGATGAAGGCTGTGGTCAAAGACCTCATCCCTGAAGACCAGATCCATCGCACACAAGTTATAAGCCAGACCCTCAGCCCGGTGTGGGATGAGACATTTATCCT GGAATTTGAAGACATGGAGACAGCCAGCTTCCACCTGGACATGTG GGACTCGGATGTGGTGGAGTCAGTGCGGCACAAGCTGGGGGAGCTGACAGACCTCCACGGCCTCAAACG GATCTTTAAAGATGCTCGCAAAGACAAAGGGCAGGATGATTTCCTGGGGAATGTGGTTCTTCACCTGAAG GATCTGCACTGCTGGAATGACCGTTGGTACCAGCTGGAGCCGCAAACAGAGACGTACCCGAACCGGGGACAGTGTCACCTGCAGTTCCTGCTTACACACAAGAAG AGGGCCACGACGAGCAGTCGAACACAGCCAAGCTACATTGTCCATCgccacctcctgcagcagctggtgtCCTATGAAATACTTCAGCACCAG GCTGGCAGCATTGCCTGGGATGGGGAGCTGAGCAGGCATGCCAGCACCGTGCTGTACCTGCATGCCACGCAGAAGGACCTCTCCGACTTCCACCAGGTCATAGT gCGGTGGCTGGCATACAGCAAGCTCTACCAGAGCCTGGAGTTCAACAGCAACTGCCTGCTCCATCAGATCACCAGCATTGAGTACCAGTGGGTGCAGGAGCGTCTGAGGCCAGAGCAG aaAGCAGAGGTGGCGGAGTCCTTCCAGTCCTTGCTGACTTATGGGGTCTCCCTCATTCGGAGGTACCGCATCATTTTCCCACTTTCTGTCCCAAGGTCCACAGAGAGACTCCAGTCCCTGCTAAG AGTCCTCGTCCAGATGTGCAAAATGAAAGCTTTCCATGAGCTGTGCACACCCAGCCCGAACCTCCCCCACATGGTCTCCACAGCACTGAAG AGCATGGAGGAGAATGGCAAAGCCTTGTCCAGACTCCTCCTGGAGGTGTTAGGAGATCTCCAACAGTGCCAGAAAATCTGGAATAGATTTTTCATCAG CACCTTGAAGTTGAATCTCTTCTCCATCGCCTACCTGGAGCTGGAGAGGCTG GTTGCAGAGCATGTCCAGGAGCAGCTACGTGAGGTCAACAGCAGTATGTCCAAACCCACAGCTGAGAGCCTTTTCCAGCTCTACATGAACCTCCAGGAGCTGTATCGGATGAAGGACTTCCTCCCAAAGAG GGATGGACCTCTGGCTCTGAACAATTTCCACCAGTGGTTCAAGGAAGGTGTTCCCCAGTGGCTGCAGAAGGCCTACACCATCGCTCTGGAGAGGGCACAGAGAGCTGTCCAAATGGACCAG CTGACACCCTTTGGGGAGCACAACAAGCACAGCACTTCCACTGTTGACCTGTCCACCTGCTATGCCCAGATTGTGAAGACCTGGCAGCAGCTCAACTGGCCAGACCCTGAGGAAGCCTTCATGATCATGGTGAAGCTTGTGGAG GACATGTGTAGAATTGCCCTGATGTACTGCCGGCTCATCAAGGGGAGGGCTGAGGCTTTGTCACTGCACAAGCAGAACGAGGGTGAAGAGGCCAACAGG ctctgcattgTGGTGAACAACATCAAGCAGCTGCGGCTGCTGATCCTGAAGCTGCCATCGCAGCTGGACTgggtgcagctggagcagcttaCGGCAGCCGTCATTGACCGGCAGCAGATCCAGCACACCCTGCACAACCAGCTCGACAGCACCATCTCCTGCCTGGACCACGAGGTCCAGGAGGTGGTGCAAACCCTGGCCACCAAG CTGGAAAAGGGCATTGCCAGACACATCCAGGAGCTGTCATCTTCTAATGACACCAGGGAGGCTGAGGAT TCCGTCATCCCCCTCATGAAGTTCCTGGAGTCGGAGCTGCAGTATCTCAATGAGCATCTGGTTCAGGAGAACTTTAAAAG cctcctcacTCTCCTCTGGCACCACACCTTGGCCGTGCTGTcggcagccatggggcagcaggTCCCCTCAGCCCAGTGCTACAAGAAGCTGCACTGTGCCCTGAAG AGCCTGGAGCTGTGCTTCCATGCCGAGGGCTGTGGGTTGCCACTGGAGATGCTccacacagcagccttccag TCGCTGGAGACTCGCCTGGATCTCTGCTCTGCCACCAGCCGCAAACTCATCCAGAAATACTTCAGCAACAGGATCCAGCAGCAG CTGGATGCCAGCTCGGAGAAGTATGGGGCTGTGACCATCAAAGCACTGTACTGCCCTTCAGAGCAGAAACTCCATGTGGAAGTGCTCAATGCTGTCAACCTCATCCCTTTGGACTCCAACG GCTCCAGTGACCCCTTTGTCCAGCTCACCTTGGAGCCCCGGCATGAGTTCCCCGAGGTGGTGGCCCGGGCCACCCAGTGCAAGAGGAATGAGCTGCACCCGCTCTTTGACGAAGCCTTTGACTT cctgaTCCCCGCAGAGAAGTGTCTGCAGGAGGGTGCCTGCCTGCTCCTGACCGTGTTTGACTACGACATGCTGGGAGCCAACGACCTGGAGGGTGAAGCCTTCTTCCCCCTCTGCCACCTGCCTGGCCTCAACACTGATGAGGGCCCTGCTGATGCAGGAAGGGTGCCCCAGACCCGCCTCCCCCTCACACATCCCAAACCCACTG GAGATGAGattctccagctgctggagTCCAGGAAGGCGGACAAAGAGGCTCAGGCCTTTGTTAAGCTCCGCAAGCAACGAGCCAAGCAGTCCAAGGAGACAGAATGA
- the UNC13D gene encoding protein unc-13 homolog D isoform X6 yields MDAAGETPVGTLPGEENPEMDLSHRLSKRELTLLYEEVLYTILHRLGKPEHHHVVDSQELYAYVQKAFGMDEEEHSVIMQQVKELESPIFCLKATVKEAKGILGKDVSGFSDPYCLLGIKTKSQELANPDHKKRMKAVVKDLIPEDQIHRTQVISQTLSPVWDETFILEFEDMETASFHLDMWDSDVVESVRHKLGELTDLHGLKRIFKDARKDKGQDDFLGNVVLHLKDLHCWNDRWYQLEPQTETYPNRGQCHLQFLLTHKKRATTSSRTQPSYIVHRHLLQQLVSYEILQHQAGSIAWDGELSRHASTVLYLHATQKDLSDFHQVIVRWLAYSKLYQSLEFNSNCLLHQITSIEYQWVQERLRPEQKAEVAESFQSLLTYGVSLIRRYRIIFPLSVPRSTERLQSLLRVLVQMCKMKAFHELCTPSPNLPHMVSTALKSGTTEWFHMKKQHLKPMVKSMEENGKALSRLLLEVLGDLQQCQKIWNRFFISTLKLNLFSIAYLELERLVAEHVQEQLREVNSSMSKPTAESLFQLYMNLQELYRMKDFLPKRDGPLALNNFHQWFKEGVPQWLQKAYTIALERAQRAVQMDQLTPFGEHNKHSTSTVDLSTCYAQIVKTWQQLNWPDPEEAFMIMVKLVEDMCRIALMYCRLIKGRAEALSLHKQNEGEEANRLCIVVNNIKQLRLLILKLPSQLDWVQLEQLTAAVIDRQQIQHTLHNQLDSTISCLDHEVQEVVQTLATKLEKGIARHIQELSSSNDTREAEDSVIPLMKFLESELQYLNEHLVQENFKSLLTLLWHHTLAVLSAAMGQQVPSAQCYKKLHCALKSLELCFHAEGCGLPLEMLHTAAFQSLETRLDLCSATSRKLIQKYFSNRIQQQLDASSEKYGAVTIKALYCPSEQKLHVEVLNAVNLIPLDSNGSSDPFVQLTLEPRHEFPEVVARATQCKRNELHPLFDEAFDLR; encoded by the exons ATGGATGCTGCTGGTGAGACTCCAGTGGGAACCCTCCCTGGGGAAGAGAACCCCGAG ATGGATCTGTCCCACCGGTTGTCCAAGAGAGAG CTGACCCTGCTCTACGAGGAGGTCCTTTACACCATCCTGCACCGCTTGGGCAAGCCTGAGCATCACCATGTCGTGGATTCCCAGGAGCTCTATGCCTACGTGCAAAAG GCTTTCGGCATGGATGAAGAGGAGCACAGTGTCATCATGCAACAGGTCAAGGAACTGGAG AGCCCAATTTTCTGCCTGAAAGCAACTGTGAAGGAAGCCAAGGGGATTTTGGGTAAAGACGTCAGTG GGTTCAGTGACCCATACTGCCTGCTGGGCATCAAGACCAAGAGCCAGGAACTTGCCAACCCTGACCACAAGAAGCGGATGAAGGCTGTGGTCAAAGACCTCATCCCTGAAGACCAGATCCATCGCACACAAGTTATAAGCCAGACCCTCAGCCCGGTGTGGGATGAGACATTTATCCT GGAATTTGAAGACATGGAGACAGCCAGCTTCCACCTGGACATGTG GGACTCGGATGTGGTGGAGTCAGTGCGGCACAAGCTGGGGGAGCTGACAGACCTCCACGGCCTCAAACG GATCTTTAAAGATGCTCGCAAAGACAAAGGGCAGGATGATTTCCTGGGGAATGTGGTTCTTCACCTGAAG GATCTGCACTGCTGGAATGACCGTTGGTACCAGCTGGAGCCGCAAACAGAGACGTACCCGAACCGGGGACAGTGTCACCTGCAGTTCCTGCTTACACACAAGAAG AGGGCCACGACGAGCAGTCGAACACAGCCAAGCTACATTGTCCATCgccacctcctgcagcagctggtgtCCTATGAAATACTTCAGCACCAG GCTGGCAGCATTGCCTGGGATGGGGAGCTGAGCAGGCATGCCAGCACCGTGCTGTACCTGCATGCCACGCAGAAGGACCTCTCCGACTTCCACCAGGTCATAGT gCGGTGGCTGGCATACAGCAAGCTCTACCAGAGCCTGGAGTTCAACAGCAACTGCCTGCTCCATCAGATCACCAGCATTGAGTACCAGTGGGTGCAGGAGCGTCTGAGGCCAGAGCAG aaAGCAGAGGTGGCGGAGTCCTTCCAGTCCTTGCTGACTTATGGGGTCTCCCTCATTCGGAGGTACCGCATCATTTTCCCACTTTCTGTCCCAAGGTCCACAGAGAGACTCCAGTCCCTGCTAAG AGTCCTCGTCCAGATGTGCAAAATGAAAGCTTTCCATGAGCTGTGCACACCCAGCCCGAACCTCCCCCACATGGTCTCCACAGCACTGAAG TCAGGCACAACAGAGTGGTTCCATATGAAGAAGCAGCACCTCAAGCCTATGGTGAAG AGCATGGAGGAGAATGGCAAAGCCTTGTCCAGACTCCTCCTGGAGGTGTTAGGAGATCTCCAACAGTGCCAGAAAATCTGGAATAGATTTTTCATCAG CACCTTGAAGTTGAATCTCTTCTCCATCGCCTACCTGGAGCTGGAGAGGCTG GTTGCAGAGCATGTCCAGGAGCAGCTACGTGAGGTCAACAGCAGTATGTCCAAACCCACAGCTGAGAGCCTTTTCCAGCTCTACATGAACCTCCAGGAGCTGTATCGGATGAAGGACTTCCTCCCAAAGAG GGATGGACCTCTGGCTCTGAACAATTTCCACCAGTGGTTCAAGGAAGGTGTTCCCCAGTGGCTGCAGAAGGCCTACACCATCGCTCTGGAGAGGGCACAGAGAGCTGTCCAAATGGACCAG CTGACACCCTTTGGGGAGCACAACAAGCACAGCACTTCCACTGTTGACCTGTCCACCTGCTATGCCCAGATTGTGAAGACCTGGCAGCAGCTCAACTGGCCAGACCCTGAGGAAGCCTTCATGATCATGGTGAAGCTTGTGGAG GACATGTGTAGAATTGCCCTGATGTACTGCCGGCTCATCAAGGGGAGGGCTGAGGCTTTGTCACTGCACAAGCAGAACGAGGGTGAAGAGGCCAACAGG ctctgcattgTGGTGAACAACATCAAGCAGCTGCGGCTGCTGATCCTGAAGCTGCCATCGCAGCTGGACTgggtgcagctggagcagcttaCGGCAGCCGTCATTGACCGGCAGCAGATCCAGCACACCCTGCACAACCAGCTCGACAGCACCATCTCCTGCCTGGACCACGAGGTCCAGGAGGTGGTGCAAACCCTGGCCACCAAG CTGGAAAAGGGCATTGCCAGACACATCCAGGAGCTGTCATCTTCTAATGACACCAGGGAGGCTGAGGAT TCCGTCATCCCCCTCATGAAGTTCCTGGAGTCGGAGCTGCAGTATCTCAATGAGCATCTGGTTCAGGAGAACTTTAAAAG cctcctcacTCTCCTCTGGCACCACACCTTGGCCGTGCTGTcggcagccatggggcagcaggTCCCCTCAGCCCAGTGCTACAAGAAGCTGCACTGTGCCCTGAAG AGCCTGGAGCTGTGCTTCCATGCCGAGGGCTGTGGGTTGCCACTGGAGATGCTccacacagcagccttccag TCGCTGGAGACTCGCCTGGATCTCTGCTCTGCCACCAGCCGCAAACTCATCCAGAAATACTTCAGCAACAGGATCCAGCAGCAG CTGGATGCCAGCTCGGAGAAGTATGGGGCTGTGACCATCAAAGCACTGTACTGCCCTTCAGAGCAGAAACTCCATGTGGAAGTGCTCAATGCTGTCAACCTCATCCCTTTGGACTCCAACG GCTCCAGTGACCCCTTTGTCCAGCTCACCTTGGAGCCCCGGCATGAGTTCCCCGAGGTGGTGGCCCGGGCCACCCAGTGCAAGAGGAATGAGCTGCACCCGCTCTTTGACGAAGCCTTTGACTT GAGATGA